The genome window aaaatatgccTAGATTGTGTATCATACCCCACGGGGATGTCCTTGAGGTCGATTCTGGCTGTTGCTAACTGAACTAGCCTTGAACAACCAACATCACCACGGCATAAATGGTTGGAGAAGGAACAATAGTTGCTAATCAATAGACTAGGGGGCTGCAAGAGGGGCTACCAGATTGCGGGGGCGGCCGGTGGCACCGTAGCTGGATTTCGTCGTCGCCCAGATCAGGGGCAAAACGGTTAGATCAGTAGGCCCTGGGATGCATAAGAAAAGCAAAATGAGCATATAAGACAGAAATGGCGTTCAATCGACCCAAAATTCGCTTTTGATGGCTTTCAGGCAATTGCAGCCAACTCGATTACATTTCATCGTAGCTCACTCAAGTGGATTGCATTTGATCAATTTTCTCAAAAAGTTTTGTCTGTTGACAAATAGTTTATGCATTTAAAAACTTGCAGTTTTAGTGGTTCACTTTCGTTGTCGAAAGACATCACAAGAAATCACTTGTCTCACAGTGCTCCATTATGATGAATTGTAAGGAGAATATATGTGCAAGGCAAATTAAGAGCAAAGGCAATATTCTCACTGAAGACTTCATGCATGAATTCTCTCCTACCTAATGCTTCCTTTCATCCTGCATCGTTCCATCATCTCACGTCACCTTTCCTTCCGTGCTCCTTCTCCCCCTGCCCGTGATCTCGCAACCGCCCCCATGCCACCGCCAAGTCCATCCTCCGCCTCGCCTCCCACGACCCCTCCGTCGCGACGCACCTCCTCCCAGTCCTCCCGCCCAACGCCCTCGCCGACCTCCTCTCCTCGCTCTTTGCCGCCTCCCCCGTGAACCACCTTGCCTTTCTCCCCATGTCTCTCGCCCTCCTCTCCGCTCCCAGTTGGCCCTCCGTCACCCTCCTCACCATCTCAGCATAGAGTCACCACCCGCGTTCACTATCGGTCGCTGTTTTCCTTGACAAAGCGAGGCCGGCCATGGAGCTGCGAAGATGAGTCGGCCGCCGCTTTTGTTGACTAAGGACGGCTATCGCCCAGCCTTAACTCTCCCggccctctcctctctctcattctctcactccctctctttcttctcgGTTGAGCACACCACACACGACACCGAGCAACTGAGCACGCATAGGGCCACCAAATCCGTCGTGCCCGAGCCCAAATGCACCCCAGCTGCGCCAAGAGAAGCATGGGGGATGGTCGCCGAGTTCTTCCTCGGACCGATTTCGGTGTTTCCCCACCGGACCGAGCTCCTCACTACGTTTTCCCCAACTCCGGTGAGCTCTGTCCGCACCTCACCATTGAGCCGCCCCCTCATGACTTAGACCCGCAATGAGCCTTCCCTTTCCTTCCCAAAGCTTTTTTGCACGCTACCTTAGTTGCGGTCCGTCGACGGTGCGACCGTCCGCGTGTGCCGACCGCCACCGTTCCTCTGCGCACGCCGCCGGCCATTTTTCGGCCGTGCCCATCGGTCGAGACATGCCCAGATGGATTCGCCATCGCATTCTAGAGCTGCCCGTGCTTTCGGTCGGTGGAATAATGCAGCCATTTGCTCTCGGTGAGTTACGCGGCCTCGTGCTCCTGTGCACGCCAGCGAGGCCAGCCTTCGCCTCTGGTCTTGTTGACTTGAATCAACAAGCCGGGCCCCGGTTCCACCAATCTGTGAGTATGGCTAGCTCAAAGTTCGGTGTAAAAAGGCCTCAGCGTTTATTTAATTGGTTAACTCAGAAATGGTAAAAGTTGACTTATTGTTCAATGGTTAATTCGACTGTAGCTTAGAAAAATTCATAGTAAATTgattaatgataaaaaaatcatgaaaccaatttttttgcttCGTATGATtatgctctacatgttaaaaatgctaggcATCATGGTTTATGCACTGAAATTCACTCAACTAGTGAAATATGTTTAATCTTTattaattcatagttaattagtggtaaatacaaaattagtgaaaccaattttgttattctttttaTGATATGctctgttcattaaaaatactcaccctcATGTTGTATCTAATTAACTTTCTATTTAAGGTTAAGTTTTGTGTTAAGCTTAGTTAATTTAGGAGATTAGTAACACATTTATTAATAATCCAATTTAAGGAATTTTTAATGCTATTAACCCATGGCATAATGCATTGCACCTCCTTAATTGTCATCCATTGTGAAACATCTCTCATCGTATATCATCCATATTTATTGTGATGCATTATTTTATTGTTAGACAACACTATTTCAGAGAGTCGCATGCTTGAGCTCAAAGACGAACCCGGGGAATTCGTGAGTGAAGAACATGAAGCAACAGGTAAGCATCTATGCGGGCTCTACCGTATTTTTATACACCTATTGATGGTTAATTTTTGCTAAATACTGCTATTATCGTATATTAATTTCtagcgagtcgatgtcaggAATAATCGGATAGAGCCTTTTTGGATGCCTATACCCCTACCTTGATACATTGAGGATTTCTATCATTGTAACCTGGGTACATAATGTCAATGTCCAATTTAGCGATCTTGCTTTGTAATGCATAGTTCACCGGTAGCAGTCAAGCGGTGGATCGTCCATCGTTCGCAAGCTATAGAACTTTCTGTTAATGTTTGTTGTGTTGTTGTCGGTACTTTGCAATGATAAGGGGAAGGTGGGGGAGGACCAGAACTTTGCGATGATGCGGCTGCCGCCCTGGGTTCAGCACTTCAACGCTATCGCCTGCTCTTCCCGACTCCTTGCGTAGCTCGACAGCAGACCAGCAACAACAGCTCCTCACCTCCTCTGCTCCTTTACTCCTCGGCTCATTCAACGATGATGGCAGGTTTAGAGGAGTCAGCAATGTTATCGTGTGTAAATTTTTTACTCTCATTGCAATGCACGGACATTCAACTAGTTAGTGCAAATGCTGCCTGCACGAAATGAGACTTTCAGCTGAATTGACATATGGTATAGAGGGAACGCTTAACTTCTCTCTTGTAATGAAATTTTATCATTCTAAGGCATGGAGAAGAGCTCAAACTTTTCCAGTACAAGAAATTTATAAAGACCAATCCGACATACAAAGGAGAAGGTACTGTACCTCAAATGTAAGGTGGATCGGGGGCCTGTATTTTAAGCTGTCTCGAAGTCCTAATCTCGAACAGAATTAACTGAAGAACTTGTTGAAATACCAGTAGATGTGCTCACCGAGCATCTTCAGTCTTAGAAACCTGGACGAAGGACCAAATTATCAATTTCAACTGGTAGTGAGCAAAGTTACTCTTCAGTGGCATGATAATAGTGAAGTCATATATTTCTCACAAAAAACAAGATGATAAAACCATATAGATGACGAATATCACCACACATCGATTCTGTTTGGATCCGAGTCTTATCTACTCCATAGGTGTTAATTAGCTCATTGAAAATTACAAGTCTGTCAGTCGTACACTCACATCTCACAACATCAAAAAGTTCACACAATTAATCTATCAAGATAATACACGCGGGATATCACATACAACATAAAAAAGGCGATGTTTGTTGACGAAGCTGGGCCGAAACCTATACGTTAGACTTCAACTCGTGTCGGCAGTCGGCGACTGATGCCGGCGCTGCTTCAGCAGGCTCGGGCAGTACCGTAATCCATGGGCCGAAAATACGTTTCTTCTCTGGCAAAGCGTTTTGGATGATCGGATCGCGATTAATCTCTGATGCGGCATCGCGGGGCCCACCACGGCGCCGCCACGACCACCTACCCCACTCCGTCTCCCACCGCCGCACCGCACCGCTACAGGCAGCCTATGCGCTCGCATCCCGTTCCCACCCTGGCCGcccgcctcctctccctctcttcctccacCCGTCTCGTCCATCGCGCCatggcctccaccgccgccgcgcagGCAGGTAAGCGACGGACCTTACTTACACATCCGCAAAGCTTAcggttgatggttggtgctgTAACGATTGATGATGGGGCATCGGATTGGACCGCAGGTggtgtggcggcggcggcggagtacGAGGAGGTGCTGGGGCGCCTGTCGTCGCTCATCACGCAGAAGGTGCGCGCGCACAGCGGCAACCGCGGCAACCAGTGGGACCTCATGGCACACTACCTCAAggtccgtccgtccgtccatTTCCTCCTCCCAATTCCTCATGCTCCAGTTCTGAATCGTAATAGCCTGGTAGGACGTTTGCTTCATTCGGGTGGATTTGGTTGTTACTGTGTGTAGATTCTGGAGCTGGAGGAGCCGATCGCGCGGATGAGGGTGATTCACGTCgcagggaccaaaggaaaggtAAACTAACTAACTAGCAAGTTGCTCGGGAGTTGGATGTTGTGTGATTCCTACTTTGATCAGAATGTGTAAATTTCAATTTTGTAAAGCAAAACTTCACCAGTAGCGGGTAAGTTTGGCATGTAAATGTAACCTGTGTACACCATTAAGCTTTACCAAATCTGTAGTTTAGAGCTATTTGTGTTGGTACTAGGATGTAATGCAATCAGCCCCGGAGTTGTATTGGCTAGTGAAAATGTAGAATGCCGAATATTGTGAAGTCCTTGGCTTCTTATGATGTGCCAGTTTAAGAAGACATTGATTGTACCTACAGGGCTCAACATGCACATTCACAGAGTCTATCCTGCGATCCTGTGGTTTCCACACTGGGCTGTTCACATCGCCACATTTGATGGATGTCAGGGAGCGATTCCGGCTAGATGGGTAATTCTTCTCCCATTGTTCTTTTATCGCATATCAGCTTCTGGTTCTGGAGTTGATAACAGTAGCTCCTTGTATGCTTCAGAGTATTTTTCTGTATGCAGACGTGCTGCATCATCTTTTTATGTTATCCTTATACTTAGGTATTATGATTGCACTGACCTAGCTCCTCCTTTCTGAGGGCATCAGGGCGGATATTTCTGAAGAAAAATTTTTGAAGTACTTTTGGTGGTGCTGGAATAAGTTGAAGGTAAATGTCTTGAATTGTTGTTTCATATAAAGTCACTCTGCGCTTGATGCCTAGAAGTGACAAAGCAGAAACTTTTCACATTTGTTATATAAGCCATCTGGTCCCATCATATTGCTTTCATTGTATAAACTGGTGAATGATGAAGTAATTGGGCTTACTTCCAGGAGAAGACTGATGATGATATTCCCATGCCAGCCTATTTCAGGTTCCTCGCATTGCTCGCATTCAAGATATTTTCAGCTGAGCAGGTAAAATAAACACAAACACTTCCTGCTCTTTTTGCCTGCTTTGCTGTTTTCAGTCATTACATGTGTGCTGTGTCTAGCCATGAAGATGATTGAAGGCATTTTTACTTGCATAACATTGTGTAAATCTATGATTTTAAGGTACCTTCAGAGACTTCGAATTTAGTTACTGTTTATACTTCTCGAGCTAAATGATTATTCTATCTTTTCTATTTCTAATATCTGCCCAATCATTTTCCCCTCCTTTTTCTTGCTCTAACAGGTAGATGTTGCTGTTCTCGAGGTTGGACTAGGAGGGAAGTTTGACGCGACTAATGTGGTATGTAATGTTCTATTCCAGGAATGTATAACCAGAGGTAGTGTATGAGCATTCATGTTGAGTAGTCAAAACCCAGAATAACTATGCCATTTTAGTCCTGAAAACTCTTGCACACTTATTTTTGTGAGCATTGTGTGCAAAGAGATAGGCTGGATCAGAGCGCAAACTCAAACCGTGCTACCATTTAGGACTAGGTCAAGCTATATGCTTGCTTCTTCTCTAGGATTCTGTCTTAACTTGGCTTTCAAGAAGATTATGTGTTTAACTTTACCTTGTGTTTTTCCTGAGCCTTCTCCCTCTTGAGCTCATTTATATTGCACATTGTATCTTGAACTATCAAAAGTTAAAGAGCATGAATGGTCTGTAAATTTGGGTGTCTGCAGGTTGAAGCACCTGTAGTCTGTGGGATATCTTCCCTTGGATATGATCATATGGAGATTCTTGGTAAGTCATGCAACTGACAATTGAAGTACCTCTATTTTTTAGAAGAATTGAAGTATCTTtattattagaaaaaaaagtAGCTTCATGCTGCTACGTGTGCTGTGTGGCCTGTGAGCAGGAAATACGCTTGGGGAGATTGCCGGGGAGAAGGCTGGGATATTCAAGGTTTTGTTTATTTGCTTTCCTAGAAAGCTATACTTCATATTTTGTAGtcaattttcttaattttttggtTCCCTTGTGCCATCTGTTATTCACAGAAAGGAGTTCTGGCCTATACTGCCCCACAGCCAGAAGAGGCTATGATTTCGCTCAAACAAAGAGCTTCGGAGTTGGGTGTATGTTCTATAATCGATTACTTTTTTTCGTTGCTGCTACTCTAACCGTGATACTTAATGCAACATTGGTTTCTGAAGATTTCACTCCAAGTAGCTGATCCTTTGGAACCCCATCAATTAAAAGATCAACATCTTGGACTGCATGGTGAACACCAATATATGAATGCTGGCCTTGCAGTTGCTTTGGCTAGTACGTGGCTTGAGAAGCAGGGACATAAGGACATGATACCACTCAACTGTACTGTAAGTCTTATTAATCTTATTGTTTTTCCAAAAGAAAGATGTATGACAATTTGTTCTGCTATGATGGAATTCAGGATCCCTTACCAGATCATTTTATTAGAGGACTATCAAGTGCTTCTTTGCAAGGTCGAGCACAGATTGTTCCAGATTTACATGTGAACTCAGAAGAGGAGGACAAAGATTGTTCTTTGGTTTTCTATTTGGATGGGGCACACAGTCCAGAAAGTATGGAAATATGTGCCAAGTGGTTTTCCCATGTCACAAAGGATGATAGAAGACTACCATCTTCCGCGGAGCAGTCTCAGACTTGTGGTAACTCTCGAAAGGTATGTCTCACAGCATCTCTATTTTTGCCATACTTACATTTACCTGCTTTTGCATGTATTACATCTTAGGGGGGCCCTAATATGATAATTTTCTTTTGAGGCCCATTGCAGATCCTCCTGTTCAATTGCATGTCTGTGAGAGATCCTATGAGACTGCTTCCGCATCTCCTGGATGCATCAACTCAAAATGGTACCTTCAAAATACTCAACACTGAAAGTATTCCTGTGCAATATACCAAATAATGCATATCCTGTTTAATTTATCATCTAAATTCGGTTGACTGGAATCAATTGAATTCACCAACCACTTGAGTTCTGTGCAAAGTTACtggtttattatttttttagggGAAAAGTTACTGGATTGTTTACTATTGAGTTCACTTTCAAGTTTGATCTTTGATGGTTCTGGTTGAATGGATGCATTTATTGTTATCTAATTTTCTCAGGAGTCCACTTTGATCTGGCCCTATTTGTGCCAAACCAATCGCAATACAATAAGCTTGGTTCTAATGCATCAGCACCTGCGGAGCCTGAGCAAATTGATTTATCATGGCAGTTGTCGCTCCAAACAGTGTGGGAGAAGTTACTTCAGGATAAAGGTTCTTCCAAA of Phragmites australis chromosome 3, lpPhrAust1.1, whole genome shotgun sequence contains these proteins:
- the LOC133911380 gene encoding folylpolyglutamate synthase-like, which translates into the protein MRSHPVPTLAARLLSLSSSTRLVHRAMASTAAAQAGGVAAAAEYEEVLGRLSSLITQKVRAHSGNRGNQWDLMAHYLKILELEEPIARMRVIHVAGTKGKGSTCTFTESILRSCGFHTGLFTSPHLMDVRERFRLDGADISEEKFLKYFWWCWNKLKEKTDDDIPMPAYFRFLALLAFKIFSAEQVDVAVLEVGLGGKFDATNVVEAPVVCGISSLGYDHMEILGNTLGEIAGEKAGIFKKGVLAYTAPQPEEAMISLKQRASELGISLQVADPLEPHQLKDQHLGLHGEHQYMNAGLAVALASTWLEKQGHKDMIPLNCTDPLPDHFIRGLSSASLQGRAQIVPDLHVNSEEEDKDCSLVFYLDGAHSPESMEICAKWFSHVTKDDRRLPSSAEQSQTCGNSRKILLFNCMSVRDPMRLLPHLLDASTQNGVHFDLALFVPNQSQYNKLGSNASAPAEPEQIDLSWQLSLQTVWEKLLQDKGLNSTNSRENTQVFESLPLAIEWLRENARENRSTSFQVLVTGSLHLIGDVLRLIKK